The region CCAATTCCAGAAGGGCCGGCTCAAGGCGGAGATCCCGACCCTGGAAGAATTTATGGAATGGTTTGTCAAAACCGATTTGGTCTGCAATATCGAGCTGAAGACCTATACGATTGAAAATAACGAATTGGAAAACAAAGTGCTCGATCTGATCAAAAAGTTCCGGGCGGAGGACCGGATCATCCTCTCCTCCTTTAACCATTACAGCATTTATTATTGCCGCTTGCGGGCACCGGAAATCGAAATCGCCCCGCTGTTCATGGAAGGCCTGTACCAGCCCTGGGCGTACGCGAAGGGCATCCGCGCCGAAGGGATCCACCCGTACCATAAGGCCTGTCCGACGCAGCTCGTCATCCAATCCCAGGAAAACGGGATCAAGGTTCGGCCCTTCACCGTGAACAAAGAAAAGGATTTGATCCGGTTCTTTCAGGCCGGGGCTGAGGCCGTCATCACCGACTATCCGGAAAGGGCGCGGCGGCTCAGGGAATCGTTGGGCCTTTGAGCGGAAAACCGCAAAGGGCCGCATTCTTTCATCTTTTTTTAAAACGCTTTTGCA is a window of Caldibacillus debilis DSM 16016 DNA encoding:
- a CDS encoding glycerophosphodiester phosphodiesterase, with translation MSLIFAHRGASGTHPENTMLSFYEAERVKADGIELDVQLTKDGEVVIIHDETVDRTTDGKGKVKDFTLSEIKKLNAAHQFQKGRLKAEIPTLEEFMEWFVKTDLVCNIELKTYTIENNELENKVLDLIKKFRAEDRIILSSFNHYSIYYCRLRAPEIEIAPLFMEGLYQPWAYAKGIRAEGIHPYHKACPTQLVIQSQENGIKVRPFTVNKEKDLIRFFQAGAEAVITDYPERARRLRESLGL